The Bos javanicus breed banteng chromosome 18, ARS-OSU_banteng_1.0, whole genome shotgun sequence genome has a segment encoding these proteins:
- the C18H19orf81 gene encoding putative uncharacterized protein C19orf81 homolog isoform X1, producing the protein MLGKLMEETGEMEQGKGRDVGRKRAEKTRERVEERWGERQGEVRIKKWGKREEGRGTETWGADEEDSASDRSAERGSRRPGDVEEEKGSWERRNWDTQRVPEMKGNQMPMWTQPSTFFPRGFKNKREEAAGRQSWGGWPSQSASPRPPETTLTRLPRMQQEVEPLCSSAMGNPGMHRDAGALLVDRETPEEMQARSLGRSVKSSKQYLRQVIAEYEALDRELPCIRKFPMPPAAQPLCLCMETSPEEDLTHVEVLEALEAEFPGAMESGRVSSIRFENMNVICGTAGRRDRWLIMVTDFQTRSRLLRSGLRLRGNLHPLVRHDELLLSDYRLHLRRSLVRRRMLEALGAEPTEED; encoded by the exons ATGTTGGGGAAACTGATGGAGGAGACTGGGGAGATGGAACAAGGGAAGGGGAGAGATGTGGGGAGAAAGAGGGCAGAGAAAACGAGGGAAAGAGTagaggagagatggggagagCGACAGGGAGAAGTCAGGATAAAGAAAtggggaaagagggaggaagggagggggacaGAGACGTGGGGAGCAGATGAGGAAGACAGTGCGAGTGACAGGAGTGCGGAAAGAGGCTCGAGGAGACCGGGAGACgttgaggaagaaaaaggaagctgGGAAAGAAGGAACTGGGACACACAGCGGGTCCCAGAGATGAAAGGAAACCAGATGCCTATGTGGACGCAGCCGTCCACATTTTTCCCCCGGGGCTTCAAGAACAAGAGGGAGGAAGCAGCGGGGAGACAGAGCTGGGGCGGGTGGCCCAGTCAGAGCGCTTCTCCCCGTCCTCCTGAGACAACCCTCACCCGCCTTCCCAGGATGCAACAGGAGGTGGAGCCCCTGTGCTCCTCCGCCATGGGCAACCCCGGCATGCACAGGGACGCAG GAGCGCTCCTTGTGGACCGAGAGACCCCAGAGGAGATGCAGGCACGGAGCCTGGGCAGATCTGTCAAATCCTC GAAACAGTATCTGCGTCAGGTTATTGCAGAATACGAGGCGCTGGACCGAGAGCTCCCGTGCATCCGGAAGTTTCCCATGCCGCCTGCCGCTCAGCCGCTTTGTCTGTGCATGGAGACCTCG CCTGAAGAGGACCTTACCCACGTGGAGGTGCTGGAGGCCCTGGAAGCCGAGTTCCCCGGGGCCATGGAGAGTGGGCGCGTGAGCAGCATCCGCTTTGAGAACATGAACGTCATCTGTGGGACTGCTGGACGCCGGGACCG GTGGCTCATCATGGTCACGGACTTCCAGACTCGCTCGCGCCTGCTGCGCTCGGGGCTTCGACTCCGTGGGAACCTGCATCCTCTCGTGCGCCACGACGAACTGCTCCTGAGCGATTACCGCCTGCACCTGCGCCGTTCCCTGGTCCGACGGCGCATGCTCGAGGCTCTGGGGGCGGAGCCGACCGAGGAAGACTGA
- the C18H19orf81 gene encoding putative uncharacterized protein C19orf81 homolog isoform X2, protein MSGGMQQEVEPLCSSAMGNPGMHRDAGALLVDRETPEEMQARSLGRSVKSSKQYLRQVIAEYEALDRELPCIRKFPMPPAAQPLCLCMETSPEEDLTHVEVLEALEAEFPGAMESGRVSSIRFENMNVICGTAGRRDRWLIMVTDFQTRSRLLRSGLRLRGNLHPLVRHDELLLSDYRLHLRRSLVRRRMLEALGAEPTEED, encoded by the exons ATGAGCGGAGG GATGCAACAGGAGGTGGAGCCCCTGTGCTCCTCCGCCATGGGCAACCCCGGCATGCACAGGGACGCAG GAGCGCTCCTTGTGGACCGAGAGACCCCAGAGGAGATGCAGGCACGGAGCCTGGGCAGATCTGTCAAATCCTC GAAACAGTATCTGCGTCAGGTTATTGCAGAATACGAGGCGCTGGACCGAGAGCTCCCGTGCATCCGGAAGTTTCCCATGCCGCCTGCCGCTCAGCCGCTTTGTCTGTGCATGGAGACCTCG CCTGAAGAGGACCTTACCCACGTGGAGGTGCTGGAGGCCCTGGAAGCCGAGTTCCCCGGGGCCATGGAGAGTGGGCGCGTGAGCAGCATCCGCTTTGAGAACATGAACGTCATCTGTGGGACTGCTGGACGCCGGGACCG GTGGCTCATCATGGTCACGGACTTCCAGACTCGCTCGCGCCTGCTGCGCTCGGGGCTTCGACTCCGTGGGAACCTGCATCCTCTCGTGCGCCACGACGAACTGCTCCTGAGCGATTACCGCCTGCACCTGCGCCGTTCCCTGGTCCGACGGCGCATGCTCGAGGCTCTGGGGGCGGAGCCGACCGAGGAAGACTGA